CCCGCAGCCGCTGCGCATCGCCGTTCAGCGCGGCGATGCGCTCTTTCAGTTTGGCCACGGCGGAGCGGGCCTTTTCGATCTCCCGTTTCAACTCCTCGGCGCGGCCGGCGTCGCCGGCCCTCCGGTTTTCAAGCTCCTGCACGGCGGCCAGAAGCGCCTCTCGGTCCTTTTTCGCGGAAAGCCCCGCAAGCCGGATCTCCTGAAGCTCATCCGAAAGCCCTGCGATGCTTTTGTTCTGCTCGTCCCGGCTGCCGCTGAGCTGATCCAGCTTTTGCTTCGCCTGTTCGATCTGCCGCCCGATTTCTTCGGACAGCTCTTCCGCCTGCTTTTTCTGTTCCAGAAGCCCGGAAAGGCGCTTTTCGGAATCGGCGTCTTCCTTCTGCAGCTCCGCGGCGCTCTGTTCCGCCGCCTGAAGCTCCGCCTGAACGCGGCCGAGCTCCTCGGAAATCCCGGCGCGTTCCTCCCGCGCCGCGGAAAGCTCGCCCCTGGCCGAAACGACCGCCGCCTCGGCGGCGGAGGCTTCTTCCGCCGCCGTTTTCAGCCGGGCGGCAGAAGCCTCTGCCTTTTCGCGCAGCGCCTCGGCCTCTTTTTTCATGCGTTCAATTTCCGCGGCGCGGCTGAGCAGGCCGGAATTTCTGGCCAGAGAGCCGCCGGTCAGCGAACCGCCCCGGTTGACCACCTGACCGTCCAGCGTGACGATGCGGAAGCGGTAAGAATAGCGCCTTGCGATCGAAACGGCGCTGTCGAGATCCTCCGCGACGGCGATATGCCCCAGAAGGGAATCGCGGACCTGCGTGTATTTTTCGTCGCATCCGCACAGCAGGGAGGCCACCCCGACAAAGCCCGGGCAGTCTTCCAGCCCTTTTTCCCTCAGGACCGTCCCGCGGATGCTGGAAAGCGGAAGGAAGGTCGCCCGGCCGGAATCGTGCCGCTTCAGAAAGCTGATCGCCTGTTTCGCATCCTGCTCCGTGCCGACGACGATGTTCTGCATCGCGCCGCCGAGCGCCGTTTCCACAGCCACGACGTACTCCCGCGGCACGCGGATCAGCCGGGAAACCGGGCCGTGGATGCCCGCGAGCTCGCCGTGCGAGGCCGCCCGCACCACCGCCTTGACGCTTTGGGTGAAGCCCTCCAGGTTTCGCTCCAGCCCTTCCAGCGCCTGAATGCGGTGCAGCTTGTCCTGCGTTTCCAGCCGGAGCCGGTCGCTTTCCTGCCGCGCGGCCTCCGCGCGGCGGCGGCGCGAATCAAGGCGCATTTCGCAGCCCTTTTCGGCGTTCGTCAGCGCGGTGATGCGCTCGTCCGCTCCCCGGAGCATTTCGGCGCAGTCGCCGGCCGTGCCGCGCAGCTCCTCCGCCTGTTTCCGCTTTGCCGCAAGCGCCGCGGAAACGTTGGAGCGGCGCAGGCCGATTTCCGCGATGGATGAGGCCGCCGTCATCGCGCCGATTTTGGCGTCGGAAGCTTTCGCGCTGAGCTGCGCAAGCGCGCGGGTGGATTCCTCCATCCGGCCGGAAGATTCCTCCATGCCCCGGCGCAGCTCTTCCAGCCGCCCGGTGCAGTCGTCGAACTCCCGGTCTTTCTGCGCGATCAGAAGGTCCTTTTCCTTCCCTTCATTCTGCTTTTGTTCGATTTCCCGCTGCAGCTCCTCCTGGGAAAGGGAGGCCTGCTCAATCTCTTTTTCCATGCGGGAAATATTCTGTTCGTTATGTAAAATATCGTTTTCCAGAACGGAGACGTCCCCTTCGCGGCGGGCGGCCGTTTCCTCCAGCTCCGCCGCGTCGGCCCGCGCCTGGTCCATTTTGGCGGTGCAGGCGTTCATCCCGGCATAATTCTGTTCGATCTGCGTCCCGAGCCCGTCGAGCTCCTCCCCGGATTTTTCATACTGCGCCTGCGCGGCGGCGATTTTGTCCTCGTGCTCGCGCAGGACGCGGCCGGAGCGGTTCAGCGTGTCGAGCCAGAGCCCGATTTCCAGGTTCCGCTTTTCGCCCGCGTATTCCAGGTATTGTTTGGCCTTTTCCGCCTGCTCCTTCAGCGGCCCGACGCGCGCTTCCAGCTCCGCGAAGATGTCGTTCAGGCGCAGCAGGTTTTCCTGCGCCTGATCCAGCCGGCGCTCCGACTCCTCTTTGCGGTACCGGAACCGCGAGATCCCGGCGGCCTCCTCGAAGATTTCGCGCCGGTCCTCGCTGCGGGCGGCGACGATGCTGTCGATCCGGCCCTGACCGATCATGGAGTAGCCGTCGCGCCCGAGGCCGGTATCCATGAAGAGCTCGTGGATGTCGCGGAGCCGAACGGCGTTTTTATTGATGAGGTACTCGCTTTCGCCGGAACGGTAATACCGCCGCGTGACGGCGACCGAATCGCCGTCGAACGCGAGCTTGCGGCCGGTGTTGTCGAATGTGACCGTCACTTCGGCATAGCCCTGCGCCTTGCGCGTAGGGGTTCCGCTAAACACGACGTCCTCCATTTTGGAGCAGCGCAGCACTCGGGCCGACTGTTCGCCGAGCACCCAGCGCACCGCGTCGCTGATGTTGCTTTTCCCGCTGCCGTTCGGGCCCACGACCGCCGTGATGCCGGGGCCGAAGCCGAGGGTGGTCTTGTCCGGAAAGGTCTTGAAGCCCTGAAGCTCCAGCGATTTGAGCAGCATAGATTTCACCTGCCTTCTGATTTGGTCACGGCAAAGGAAAAGGGAGCGACGGTGTCATCCGCCGTGATTTCAGCCCGGTAGCCGAGGGACAGAAGCGCCGAAAGATTGCACCGCTTCTGCCCCGTCGCCCTGGAAACGCAGGAGGGGCTGACACGGATCAGCAAATCCCCCTGCGGAACCTTTTCCCGCCCTAAATACGCGGTGATATTCCGCAGCATCATCCGGCTTTCGCACAGCTCGCGGAAGGCGGGATGCCACGGCCCGGCGAGCCGTCCCCGTTCCAGCTCCGGCGTGCTGTGCAGGCCGAGGCGGATGACCCGTATGCCCCTCTCCTGAAAAAAGCCGAGCAGGGTGCAGCACAGGTCCACCGCCCGGGAAAGCGCCATGGGCCGGTATTCCCCGCGGCGGTACCTTTCCGCAAGCTCGGTGCCCTCCATCACGATGGTCGGGTAAATCCGCACGGTATCCGGATGCAGGGCGGCGAGCGCACGCGCGGTCCGCTCCGCGCCCTTTTCGTCATCCCCGTAAAGCCCGGTCATCATCTGAAGCCCCAGCGAGAAGCCGTCCGCACGGATCCGCGCGGACGCGGTTTCCACATCCTTTGCCGTATGGCCGCGCCCGTTCTTCCGCAGCACCTCGTCGTCCATGCTCTGCGCGCCCAGCTCGACGGCCGTGACCCCGTACCGGCGGAGCAGCTTCAGGGTTTCCTCATCCGCCGCGTCGGGCCGGGTGGAAATGCGGATCCCGGCGAACAGACCTTTTTGCACATAGGGAGCGGCGGCTTCCAGAAGCGAGCACATATAGTCCCGGTTCATCGCGGTGAAGCTGCCGCCGAAAAAAGCGATTTCCGCGAAACGGCTTTTTTCTTTCAGGCTCCGGCGGGCGGTTTCCGCCGCGCGGGCCACATCCTCCGCGCCCGGCAGGCGGGTTTCCCCCGAAATGCTGCGCTGGTCACAGAAGCTGCACCGGTGCGGGCAGCCGACGTTCGGCACGAAAAGCGCGACGTTCGCGTGTTTCAATAGCCCATCAGCTCCAGCGCCTCGCGCGCCGCCTGCTGCTCCGCTTCCTTTTTGCTGCGCCCGCCGCCCTTGCCGATCACGTTGTCGTTCAGATGCACCTCCACGGTGAAATGCTTGTCGTGGTCCGGCCCGCTTTCGCCGGTGAGCACATATTCCAGCTGTTCCTCGGGGTTCTGCTGCACGATCTCCTGCAGCGCGGTCTTATAGTCCTTGAACGCCTTCGGCTTCACCGCCCGGAACACGGGCAGCACGAAACGCAGGATGAACCTGCGCGCTTCCTCCATGCCGGCATCCAGATAGATCGCCGCGATCAGCGCCTCGAAGGCATCCGCCAGAATCGAGGAGCGGGTGCGCCCGCCGGAATTCTGCTCGCCGCGGCTCAAAAGCAGGTAATCCCCGACGCCGAGCTGGCGGGAAAACCCGCACAGGGCTTTTTCGCACACCAGAGCCGCGCGGTTTTTGGTGAGCTCCCCCTCCGGCAGATCGGGGCAGTTCCGGAACAGATAATCCGCCACGACGACCCCCAGCACCGAATCCCCCAGAAATTCCAGGCGCTCGTTGCTGTGGCCCGCCGGCTTTTCCTCGTTCGCATAAGAAGAATGGGTCAGCGCGGTGGCAAGATATTTCGGATTTTTGAAATGATATCCGATCCTGTCCTCCAGCTTCTTCCAGTTCTGCTTCTGCATATTCTCACACTCCATTCTGTCATTCCAGCATTCCCAGATTCAGATACAGAATTCGTTTTGTTCTTCCCCCGCCGCAGGAGGGGGAAGAACAAATCCGGGTTCGCGATCATCAGTGGAACTGCTGCGCGCCGCAATCAGGAAAGCTCCGAAACGGAACGGCTGATCTCGTCGATCACGTTTCCCGCCACATAAGCTTTCGTCAGACGCAGGGCGCTTTCCACCGTCTTCGCCCTGGCGCTTCCATGCACCTTGAACACGGGTTTTGCCGCGCCCATGATCGGCGCGCCGCCGTACTCGTTGTAATCCATGGACTTTTTCAGCGCGACGATATCCTTCATCAAAATTCCGGCGGCCAGCTTGTTTTTGGAGCTCTTCGTCAAAATTTCCTTAAACTTTCCCATCAGCATGATCGCGACGCCCTCGAACATCTTGAGGATGATGTTCCCGGTGAAGCCGTCCGAAACCACGACATCCGCGCCGTCGTTCGAAATGTCGCGGGCCTCGATGTTCCCGACAAAATTGACCGGGGATTCCTTGAGCAGCTCGAACGCGCCGTGCTGAAGCTCGCCGCCCTTGTGCTCCTCGGTGCCGATGTTGGCGAGGGCGACACGCGGCTTTTCAATGTTCATCACTTTTTCCATATAGATGGAGCCCATGACGCCGAACCGCTGGAGCATTTCGGGGCGGCAGTCCACGTTCGCGCCGCAGTCGATCAGCATGAAAAAACCGCTCTTTTTCGGCATGACCGGGGCAAACGCGACCCTTTTGATCCCCTTGATCCGCTTGACGATCAGCGAGGTGCCGACCACCAGCGCGCCGCTGTTCCCGGCGGACAGGAACGCGTCCCCCTTCCCTTCGGCGAGAAGGCGCAGCCCCTCGGCCATGGAGGAATCCTTTTTGGACCTCATGATTTCGCCCGGGCTGTCTTCCATCGTGACGACGCCGGGCGCGTCGACGATCTCCATGCGCTCCAGCGAAATCTCGTTTTTCTCCGCCGTGCTGCGGATCTCCGGCTCCCTGCCCGTCAGCAGGATATCGATATCCAGGCTTTTCACCGCGTCCGCGCATCCCTTGATGATTTCCAGCGGCGCGTTGTCTCCCCCGAATGCGTCTACAATGATTTTCAAAACGAATGACCTCCGATCAAGTCCGATTTTCCGGTCGGACGGTTTCGATATACGGTTTGAGTTTTTCCAGCGAACGCCGGGCAAGCTGCGCATAGCGCTCCCGCTTGTCCCGGATTTCCTCCGCAAGCGGCGGAAGGATTCCGAAATTCGCGCCCATCGGCTGAAAGTGGGCCGGGTCGCACTGCTCGATATAGCGGCTGAGCGCGCCGATCATCGTTTCCGGCGGCAGCGCCTGCGTCTGCAGGCCGCGCAGCCTTCGGGCCGCGTTCCGGCCCGCCATGATCCCGGAAGCGGCGGATTCCATATAGCCCTCCACCCCCGTGATCTGCCCGGCGAAGAACAGATTCCGGTCCGACTTCATGCTGAAGTCGGCGGAAAGCACCTTCGGCGAATTCAGGAAAGTGTTGCGGTGCATCACGCCGTAGCGCATGAACTCCGCGCGGCGGAGCCCGGGGATCAGGCCGAATACCCGCTTCTGCTCGCCGAATTTCAGGTTGGTCTGAAACCCGACCAGGTTGTAAAGGGTGGCGGCGGCGTTCTCCTGCCGAAGCTGAACCACGGCCCACGGGCGGTGCCCCGTGCGCGGGTCGCGCAGGCCCACCGGCTTGAGCGGGCCGAACCGCAGGGTGTCGCGCCCGCGCGCCGCCATGACCTCCACCGGCATGCAGCCCTCGTACACCTTCGGGTCCGCGGCGTCGAAGCCGTGGATCGGAGCCCGCTGCGCCGAAAGGAGCGCGTCGTAAAAGCGCTCGTATTCCTCTTTGTTCATCGGGCAGTTCAGGTAGGCGCTGTCGCCGCCCTTGTCATAACGGGAGGCGGCGAAGCAGAAGTCCCGGTCGAGGCTTTCCGCCGTCACGATGGGGGCCGCGGCGTCGAAAAAGCTGAGGCTCCCGCCGCACAGCAAAGCGATGTTGCCGGCAAGCGGCGGCGACGTCAGCGGCCCCGTGGCCACGATGCGCAGGCCATCCCGAGGCACCGCGCTCACCAGCTCCCGGTGGACCCGGATCAGCGGATTCGCGAGGATCTTTTCCGTCGCGGCGGCGGAAAAGGCGTCGCGGTCGACCGCCAGCGCCCCGCCGGCCGGCACGCGCGTTTGGTCGGCGCACTGCGTCAGAAGGGAGCCGAGGCGCCGCATTTCCTCCTTCAAAAGGCCGGCGGCGCTGTCGATACGGTCCGCCTTCAGGGAATTCGAGCAGACCAGCTCCGCAAAGCCGGGATTCCGGTGGGCCGGCGAAAAGAACTGCGGCTTACCCTCGTAAAGCTCGACGGGGATTCCCGCCCGGGCGAGCTGCCACGCGGCTTCACAGCCGGCGAGCCCGGCCCCGACGACCGTAACGCTCATTCTTCCTCCGTCTTTTCATAGCCGCAGTCCGGTGTGACGCAGTAGAGCTTCGGGTGCTTGCCCTTCTTTTTCAGAAGCGTCTTGCCGCAGCGGGGGCATTTCTCCTTCGTCGGCTCATCCCATGAGACGAAGTCGCACTTCGGGTATTCGCTGCACCCGTAGAACGTCCGTCCCTTTTTCGTCTTTTTCACGACGACCTTTCCGCCGCATTTCGGGCATTCCGCGCCCGTATAGATCACGAGCTTCTTGACGTTTTTGCATTCGGGGTACCCCGGGCAGGCGAGAAACTTGCCGTAGCGCCCCGTTTTGATCACCATATGGCGTCCGCATTTCTCGCAGATGACGTCGGTGACATCCTCTTTGAGCTGGATTTTGACGCCATCCATCTCGTCTTTGGCCTTTTTCAGCGTCTGCTCGAAATCGCCGTAGAAGGAGTGGAGCGTCTCCACCCAGTTGGTTTTCCCGCTCTGCACCTGATCGAGGTCGCTCTCCACCTGCGCGGTGAATTTGACGTTGACGATCTTCGGGAAGTGCTCGCGCATCAGCTTGGTGGTGACTTCGCCCAGCTCCGTCGGCTTCAGGGCCTTGCCCTCGCGCACGACGTACTCGCGCCCCGTGATGGTGGAGATGGTCGCCGCATAGGTCGAGGGGCGGCCGATCCCGTTTTCTTCCAGCGCCTTGATCAGAGAGGCCTCCGTATAGCGTGCCGGCGGCTGGGTGAAGTGCTGATTGCCCGCGATCTCCTTGAGCTTCAGGGGCATATCCGCGGCAAGCACCGGCAGGGCCCCGCCCTTCTCGGTCTCTTCGTCTTTGCTCTCTTCGTAAAGCACCGTGAAGCCGTCGAACGTCACCGTATAGCCGGAAGCCTTGAAGATATAATCCCCGCCCTGGATTTCCGCCTGTGTGGTGCTCTGCAGGCAGTTGGCCATCTGGCACGCGAGGAACCGCTCCCAGATCAGCTTGTAGAGCTTGTACTGGTCGGAAGAGAGGCTGTCCTTCACCCGCTCCGGCGCAAGGCTTGGCATCGAGGGGCGTATGGCCTCGTGGCCGTCCTGCGCGTTCGCCCTGCTCTTGAAGTGTCGGGGCGTGTCAGGCAGGTATTTCTTCCCCCACCGGTCGGAAATATAGGCCGTGGCGTCGTGGATGGCGTCCTCCGAGATCCGCAGGGAGTCGGTTCTCATGTAGGTGATCAGGCCCATCGCGCCCATCCCTTCGACCTCCACGCCCTCGTACAGCTCCTGGGCGGCCTTCATGGTGCGGCGCGCCTGGAAGCCCAGCTTTCGCGAGGCTTCCTGCTGAAGGGTGGATGTGGTGAACGGCGGCGCGGGCGACTTCCTGCGCGAGCCTTTTTTTACCTTGGACACGCGGTACTCGGCGTCCTTCAAGTCGGCGAGGATCTTGTCGGCCTGCTCCTTGTTTTCGATCTTGATCTTGCCGTCCGCGTTTCCGTAAAAGGAGGCGGGGAACGCCTTGCGCGCCCCCTGTGGGATCATCTTCGCGTCGATCGACCAGTATTCCTCCGGCACAAAGGCGCGGATCTCCTCCTCGCGGTCGACGATGAGGCGCACGGCGACCGACTGCACGCGCCCGGCGGAAAGGCCGCGGCGGATTTTCTGCGAGAGGAACGGGCTCAATTTATAGCCGACCAGGCGGTCCAGGATCCGGCGGGCCTGCTGCGCGTTGACCAGGTTGAGGTCGATGGTGCGCGGGTGCTCCATGCCGACTGAAATCCCGGTACGGGTGATCTCGTTGAAGGTCACGCGGTTTTCGTCGTCGACGTTCATGCCGAGCAGATAGGCAAGATGCCACGAAATGGCCTCGCCCTCGCGATCCGGGTCGGTCGCCAGAAGGACGGCGTCGCTTTTTTCCGCGGCCTGCTGCAGGTCTTTGACCAGCTTTTCCTTTCCCTTGATGATTTCGTACTTCGGACGGAAATCATGCTTTATATCCACGCTTAAACGGTTTTCCGGCAGATCGCGCACATGACCCATGGACGCGACCACCTCGTAACCGGAACCCAGGTATTTTTTGATTGTTTTTGCCTTCGCGGGCGATTCGACGATCACCAGTTTTGACATTTTATGACCACCTTTCGGATAGAGTTCACCATCGGTGAAAACGCTGCGGAAAACCGGCCGGATTCCAAAAAGCACGGTTTCCCGGAAAAATAAGCGCTGTGAAAACCAGCCTTTCCAGCCCCTTGATTGAACCGTCATTTTTATGGATCAAACAAGGCTTGGGCTGATTTTCACGGGGCTTACCGCGGCAGACGGTAGCGCCGCCCGCCGAGCGACTCGATTTTTTCCCCGAGCTCCAGCTCCGTCAGGGCCGAGAGCAGGCGGGCGGCGTCGAGCCCGGTTTTCTGCCCGAGCACGGAAAACGGGACGGGCTCGGGGCCGATCTGCGCGCAGACCGCCCGGGCATCCGCGGAAAATTCCGCGCCGCAGGGGGCGCGCTCCTCTTTCGGCTCCGCCCGCCGGGAAGGGGCCGGCGGCTTCCGCTGCCCGGCGGAAGCCGGAGCGCCGCGGAGCAGGCCGGAAAGGTCCCTTTCCTTTTCGAATCGTATTTTCCCCGGGTAGCGGGACCGGTACTGCTCCAGAATCTCGTACCCGCTGCTGACGGGAACCGCGCCGGTTTTGATCAGATTGTTGACGCCGCGCGAAACGGGGTTGTCGAGCCCGCACGGGACGGCGAACACATCCCTGCCCTGTTCGAGCGCGAGGTCCGCCGTGATCAGCGAGCCGCTTTTGGCGGCGGCCTCCACCACCAGAGTGCCGTCGCAAAGGCCGGAAATGATGCGGTTCCGGATGGGAAAGGCCCTTTTGGAGCCGGGCGTTCCCAGCGGATATTCCGAAATCACGGCGCCGCACAGCGCGATGCTGTCGCGCAGGCCGGCGTTTTCCATCAGATAGGGGAAATCCAGCCCGCACCCGAGGACGCAGACCGTTTTCCCGCCCGCCTGAAGCGCGCCCTTGTGCGCCGCCGTGTCGATTCCGCGCGCGCCGCCGCTGACGACGACCGCGCCCGCCCCGGCGAGCTGGCAGGAAAGGCCGAACGCGATCCTCCGCCCGGAAAAGGTCGCGCCGCGCGTCCCCACCACCGCGACGGACGGAATCGCGTCGAAATCCGGAAGACTCCCACGCACATAAAGTGCGCAGGGCGGGTTATGAATATTCCGCAGGCACTGCGGATATTCCGCGCTTTCCTGCGTCACGACGCGATGGCCGAGCTCTTCGGAGCGCCGTACGGTCTCCTGCGCCTCTTCGGGCGAAAAAGATTCCATCGCGAAAAGCTCCTTCTGGGTAAAAATGCCGAGCATGGTCCATTCCCGGCGGCCCGCTTCGTAAAATTCGCGGGGGCCGGGAAAAACGGAAAGGATTCTGCGCGGCTTGCCGCTCCCGGCGCCGAGCGCCCGCTGAAGCCAGACCCAGAATGCCCTGGAATCGATTTCCATCTCATTTCCCCCGCGTCCTCATCATTTCCCACATCAGAATCGCGGCGCTCGCCGCCGCGTTCAGGGATTCCGCCCGCCCCAGCATGGGGATCGTCACCCGCCCGGCACAGGCTTCCACGGCGGCCGCGCTCAGGCCGTTCCCCTCGTTCCCGACCGCCGCGACGCTGCCTTCCGGGAATTTCGTTTCCGTCACACTCCGCGCGTTTTTATCCGGCACAGCCGCGACGGGGAAAAAACCGAATTTTTTCAGGGAGCGCATCCCCTCCGCAAAATCGGGCAGGACACAGAACGGAAGACGGAACACCGCGCCCATGCTGGCGCGCAGTACCTTCGGGCCGTACAGGTCGCAGCAGCCCTCCGACAGGAACGCCCCGCTGATCCCGAGGGCCTCCGCCGTGCGCAGAACGGCGCCCAGGTTTGCGGGATCCTGGATGTTTTCCAGCGCCACATAGCAGCCGGCGGGCTCCATCTCCCGCGGCGTTTTCCGGTGCTCCGGCATCCGAACGACGCAGAAGATCCCCTGCGGCTGCTTCGTCGCGGACAGAAGATCCGCGACGTGCGGCGCGATCCGGCAGACGCTGCGCGCCCGGGGCAGAATCCGTTCCAGATAGCCCTGGTACCGGCGCGCGGCTTCCTCCGTAAAAAAGGCGGTCTCGATCGCGGCGCCGCTCACGGCGGCATCCGCGCACAGGCGCGCCCCCTCCGCCAGAAACTCCCCCTGCTCCCGCCGGAAGGCGGCGGAGCCGGCGAGCTTTGCCGCGCGCCTGACCCCTTCGTTTTTTCTGCTGGCAATCACATCTGGCAACATCATAAAGGATACTCCACGAAATGAAAATTTGCGCCCGGGGGTCTCCCGAGCGCAATTACAGCTTATTATAACGCCGCTTT
This window of the Ruminococcaceae bacterium BL-6 genome carries:
- a CDS encoding RNA methyltransferase gives rise to the protein MMLPDVIASRKNEGVRRAAKLAGSAAFRREQGEFLAEGARLCADAAVSGAAIETAFFTEEAARRYQGYLERILPRARSVCRIAPHVADLLSATKQPQGIFCVVRMPEHRKTPREMEPAGCYVALENIQDPANLGAVLRTAEALGISGAFLSEGCCDLYGPKVLRASMGAVFRLPFCVLPDFAEGMRSLKKFGFFPVAAVPDKNARSVTETKFPEGSVAAVGNEGNGLSAAAVEACAGRVTIPMLGRAESLNAAASAAILMWEMMRTRGK